From the Homo sapiens chromosome 1, GRCh38.p14 Primary Assembly genome, one window contains:
- the SPRTN gene encoding DNA-dependent metalloprotease SPRTN isoform c (isoform c is encoded by transcript variant 3) → MDDDLMLALRLQEEWNLQEAERDHAQESLSLVDASWELVDPTPDLQALFVQFNDQFFWGQLEAVEVKWSVRMTLCAGICSYEGKGGMCSIRLSEPLLKLRPRKDLVEVYHTFHDEVDEYRRHWWRCNGPCQHRPPYYGYVKRATNREPSAHDYWWAEHQKTCGGTYIKIKEPENYSKKGKGKAKLGKEPVLAAENKGTFVYILLIFM, encoded by the exons ATGGATGATGACTTGATGTTGGCACTGCGGCTTCAGGAGGAGTGGAACTTGCAGGAGGCGGAGCGCGATCATGCCCAGGAGTCCCTGTCGCTAGTGGACGCGTCGTGGGAGTTGGTGGACCCCACACCGGACTTGCAGGCACTGTTTGTTCAGTTTAACGACCAATTCTTCTGGGGCCAGCTGGAGGCCGTCGAGGTGAAGTGGAGCGTGCGAATGACCCT GTGTGCTGGGATATGCAGCTATGAAGGGAAGGGTGGAATGTGTTCCATCCGTCTCAGCGAACCCCTTTTGAAGTTGAGGCCAAGAAAGGATCTTGTAGAG GTATACCATACTTTTCACGATGAGGTGGATGAGTATCGGCGACACTGGTGGCGCTGCAATGGGCCGTGCCAGCACAGGCCACCGTATTACGGCTATGTCAAACGAGCTACTAACAGGGAACCCTCTGCTCATGACTATTGGTGGGCTGAGCACCAGAAAACCTGTGGAGGCACTTACATAAAAATCAAGGAACCAGAGAATTActcaaaaaaaggcaaaggaaaggcAAAACTAGGAAAGGAACCAGTATTGGCCGCAGAGAATAAAGGTACCTTCGTGTATATTCTTCTGATTTTTATGTGA
- the EXOC8 gene encoding exocyst complex component 8: protein MAMAMSDSGASRLRRQLESGGFEARLYVKQLSQQSDGDRDLQEHRQRIQALAEETAQNLKRNVYQNYRQFIETAREISYLESEMYQLSHLLTEQKSSLESIPLTLLPAAAAAGAAAASGGEEGVGGAGGRDHLRGQAGFFSTPGGASRDGSGPGEEGKQRTLTTLLEKVEGCRHLLETPGQYLVYNGDLVEYDADHMAQLQRVHGFLMNDCLLVATWLPQRRGMYRYNALYSLDGLAVVNVKDNPPMKDMFKLLMFPESRIFQAENAKIKREWLEVLEDTKRALSEKRRREQEEAAAPRGPPQVTSKATNPFEDDEEEEPAVPEVEEEKVDLSMEWIQELPEDLDVCIAQRDFEGAVDLLDKLNHYLEDKPSPPPVKELRAKVEERVRQLTEVLVFELSPDRSLRGGPKATRRAVSQLIRLGQCTKACELFLRNRAAAVHTAIRQLRIEGATLLYIHKLCHVFFTSLLETAREFEIDFAGTDSGCYSAFVVWARSAMGMFVDAFSKQVFDSKESLSTAAECVKVAKEHCQQLGDIGLDLTFIIHALLVKDIQGALHSYKEIIIEATKHRNSEEMWRRMNLMTPEALGKLKEEMKSCGVSNFEQYTGDDCWVNLSYTVVAFTKQTMGFLEEALKLYFPELHMVLLESLVEIILVAVQHVDYSLRCEQDPEKKAFIRQNASFLYETVLPVVEKRFEEGVGKPAKQLQDLRNASRLIRVNPESTTSVV, encoded by the coding sequence ATGGCGATGGCGATGTCGGACAGTGGGGCGAGCCGCCTGCGTCGGCAGCTGGAGTCAGGGGGTTTTGAGGCGCGGCTGTACGTGAAGCAGCTCTCGCAGCAGTCGGATGGGGACCGGGACCTCCAGGAGCACCGGCAGCGCATCCAGGCGCTGGCGGAGGAGACGGCGCAGAACCTGAAGCGCAACGTCTACCAGAACTACCGGCAGTTCATAGAGACGGCCCGCGAGATCTCCTACCTGGAGAGCGAGATGTACCAGCTCAGCCATTTGCTGACCGAGCAGAAAAGCAGCCTGGAGAGCATCCCGCTTACGTTGCTGCCTGCCGCTGCTGCCGCCGGAGCCGCCGCCGCctctggaggggaggagggagtcGGTGGGGCGGGGGGCCGAGACCACCTCCGAGGCCAGGCCGGCTTTTTCTCCACCCCCGGGGGTGCCTCCCGCGACGGCTCCGGTCCAGGCGAGGAAGGAAAGCAGCGCACTCTCACCACCCTGCTTGAGAAGGTGGAAGGCTGCAGGCATCTGCTGGAGACGCCGGGACAGTACTTGGTGTACAATGGGGACCTAGTGGAATACGATGCGGACCACATGGCCCAACTGCAGCGGGTGCACGGCTTTCTCATGAACGATTGCTTGTTGGTGGCTACCTGGCTGCCTCAGCGGCGTGGGATGTATCGCTACAACGCTCTCTATTCCCTAGATGGTTTGGCCGTAGTCAATGTCAAGGACAACCCGCCCATGAAGGACATGTTCAAGCTGCTTATGTTCCCCGAGAGCCGTATTTTCCAGGCCGAAAATGCTAAAATCAAACGAGAGTGGCTGGAAGTGCTGGAGGACACCAAGAGGGCCCTCAGTGAGAAAAGGCgaagggagcaggaggaggcagCGGCCCCTCGAGGGCCACCCCAAGTGACTTCCAAGGCCACTAACCCATTTGAGGATGACGAAGAAGAAGAACCAGCTGTTCCTGAGGTAGAGGAAGAGAAGGTGGACCTCTCCATGGAATGGATCCAGGAGTTACCTGAAGACCTGGATGTCTGCATTGCGCAGAGAGACTTTGAAGGGGCGGTTGACCTGCTGGATAAATTGAACCATTACCTGGAAGATAAACCTAGCCCACCTCCTGTAAAAGAACTAAGGGCCAAAGTGGAGGAGCGAGTTCGACAGCTCACTGAGGTGCTAGTTTTCGAACTCTCCCCAGATCGTTCCCTGAGAGGTGGTCCGAAGGCTACTCGCAGAGCAGTTTCGCAACTGATCCGGCTGGGCCAGTGCACGAAGGCCTGTGAGCTATTTTTGAGAAACAGGGCAGCCGCTGTTCATACTGCAATTCGTCAGCTTCGCATCGAAGGTGCCACTTTACTCTATATTCATAAGCTGTGCCATGTCTTCTTTACCAGCCTTCTCGAGACTGCAAGAGAATTTGAGATCGATTTTGCAGGCACTGACAGCGGCTGCTACTCTGCCTTTGTGGTCTGGGCAAGATCAGCCATGGGCATGTTCGTGGATGCTTTTAGCAAGCAGGTGTTTGATAGTAAGGAGAGCCTCTCTACAGCAGCTGAGTGTGTAAAAGTGGCTAAGGAGCATTGCCAGCAACTGGGTGATATCGGACTGGATCTCACCTTCATCATCCATGCCCTTCTGGTGAAAGACATCCAAGGGGCCTTGCACAGTTACAAAGAAATCATCATTGAAGCCACTAAACATCGCAACTCTGAAGAGATGTGGAGGAGGATGAACTTGATGACGCCAGAAGCCCTGGGTAAGCTCAAAGAAGAGATGAAAAGTTGTGGGGTAAGTAACTTTGAGCAGTACACAGGGGATGACTGCTGGGTGAACCTAAGTTACACAGTGGTTGCTTTCACCAAACAGACCATGGGCTTCTTGGAAGAGGCCCTGAAGCTGTATTTCCCAGAGCTGCACATGGTACTTTTGGAGAGCCTGGTGGAAATCATTTTGGTTGCTGTTCAGCATGTGGATTATAGTCTTCGATGTGAGCAGGATCCAGAGAAGAAAGCTTTTATCAGACAGAATGCATCCTTTTTATATGAAACAGTCCTCCCTGTGGTGGAGAAAAGGTTTGAAGAAGGTGTGGGGAAACCTGCCAAGCAACTCCAAGATCTGAGGAATGCATCTAGACTTATTCGTGTGAATCCTGAAAGTACAACATCAGTGGTCTAA
- the SPRTN gene encoding DNA-dependent metalloprotease SPRTN isoform X1, with product MDDDLMLALRLQEEWNLQEAERDHAQESLSLVDASWELVDPTPDLQALFVQFNDQFFWGQLEAVEVKWSVRMTLCAGICSYEGKGGMCSIRLSEPLLKLRPRKDLVEVYHTFHDEVDEYRRHWWRCNGPCQHRPPYYGYVKRATNREPSAHDYWWAEHQKTCGGTYIKIKEPENYSKKGKGKAKLGKEPVLAAENKDKPNRGEAQLVIPFSGKGYVLGETSNLPSPGKLITSHAINKTQDLLNQNHSANAVRPNSKIKVKFEQNGSSKNSHLVSPAVSNSHQNVLSNYFPRVSFANQKAFRGVNGSPRISVTVGNIPKNSVSSSSQRRVSSSKISLRNSSKVTESASVMPSQDVSGSEDTFPNKRPRLEDKTVFDNFFIKKEQIKSSGNDPKYSTTTAQNSSSSSSQSKMVNCPVCQNEVLESQINEHLDWCLEGDSIKVKSEESL from the exons ATGGATGATGACTTGATGTTGGCACTGCGGCTTCAGGAGGAGTGGAACTTGCAGGAGGCGGAGCGCGATCATGCCCAGGAGTCCCTGTCGCTAGTGGACGCGTCGTGGGAGTTGGTGGACCCCACACCGGACTTGCAGGCACTGTTTGTTCAGTTTAACGACCAATTCTTCTGGGGCCAGCTGGAGGCCGTCGAGGTGAAGTGGAGCGTGCGAATGACCCT GTGTGCTGGGATATGCAGCTATGAAGGGAAGGGTGGAATGTGTTCCATCCGTCTCAGCGAACCCCTTTTGAAGTTGAGGCCAAGAAAGGATCTTGTAGAG GTATACCATACTTTTCACGATGAGGTGGATGAGTATCGGCGACACTGGTGGCGCTGCAATGGGCCGTGCCAGCACAGGCCACCGTATTACGGCTATGTCAAACGAGCTACTAACAGGGAACCCTCTGCTCATGACTATTGGTGGGCTGAGCACCAGAAAACCTGTGGAGGCACTTACATAAAAATCAAGGAACCAGAGAATTActcaaaaaaaggcaaaggaaaggcAAAACTAGGAAAGGAACCAGTATTGGCCGCAGAGAATAAAG ATAAACCCAACAGAGGTGAGGCCCAGCTAGTAATCCCTTTTAGTGGGAAAGGATATGTTCTAGGAGAAACAAGCAATTTACCTTCACCTGGGAAACTGATCACTTCACATGCCATTAATAAAACCCAAGATCTTTTAAATCAAAACCATTCAGCAAATGCTGTAAGACCTAATTCTAAAATCAAGGTGAAATTTGAACAGAATGGTTCAAGTAAAAATTCTCATCTGGTCTCCCCTGCTGTTAGTAACAGTCACCAAAATGTTCTAAGCAACTACTTTCCTAGAGTATCATTTGCCAACCAAAAGGCTTTCAGAGGTGTGAATGGATCTCCAAGGATAAGTGTAACAGTTGGCAACATCCCTAAAAACTCAGTCTCTTCTAGTTCTCAGAGAAGGGTTTCATCTTCTAAGATATCCCTAAGAAATTCTTCAAAAGTAACGGAATCAGCATCTGTGATGCCATCCCAGGATGTGAGTGGGTCTGAAGATACATTCCCAAATAAACGACCTAGGCTAGAAGATAAGACtgtttttgacaatttttttatCAAGAAAGAGCAAATAAAAAGCAGTGGTAATGATCCAAAGTATAGTACAACCACAGCTCAGAATTCCAGCAGTTCATCCAGTCAGAGCAAAATGGTTAATTGCCCAGTTTGTCAGAATGAAGTTCTGGAGTCTCAGATTAATGAGCACTTGGACTGGTGCCTTGAAGGTGACAGCATCAAAGTCAAAAGCGAAGAAAGTCTTTGA
- the SPRTN gene encoding DNA-dependent metalloprotease SPRTN isoform b (isoform b is encoded by transcript variant 2), with amino-acid sequence MDDDLMLALRLQEEWNLQEAERDHAQESLSLVDASWELVDPTPDLQALFVQFNDQFFWGQLEAVEVKWSVRMTLCAGICSYEGKGGMCSIRLSEPLLKLRPRKDLVETLLHEMIHAYLFVTNNDKDREGHGPEFCKHMHRINSLTGANITVYHTFHDEVDEYRRHWWRCNGPCQHRPPYYGYVKRATNREPSAHDYWWAEHQKTCGGTYIKIKEPENYSKKGKGKAKLGKEPVLAAENKGTFVYILLIFM; translated from the exons ATGGATGATGACTTGATGTTGGCACTGCGGCTTCAGGAGGAGTGGAACTTGCAGGAGGCGGAGCGCGATCATGCCCAGGAGTCCCTGTCGCTAGTGGACGCGTCGTGGGAGTTGGTGGACCCCACACCGGACTTGCAGGCACTGTTTGTTCAGTTTAACGACCAATTCTTCTGGGGCCAGCTGGAGGCCGTCGAGGTGAAGTGGAGCGTGCGAATGACCCT GTGTGCTGGGATATGCAGCTATGAAGGGAAGGGTGGAATGTGTTCCATCCGTCTCAGCGAACCCCTTTTGAAGTTGAGGCCAAGAAAGGATCTTGTAGAG ACCCTCCTGCATGAAATGATACATGCCTATTTATTTGTCACTAATAACGACAAAGACCGAGAAGGGCATGGTCCAGAATTTTGTAAACATATGCATCGCATCAACAGCCTGACTGGAGCCAATATAACG GTATACCATACTTTTCACGATGAGGTGGATGAGTATCGGCGACACTGGTGGCGCTGCAATGGGCCGTGCCAGCACAGGCCACCGTATTACGGCTATGTCAAACGAGCTACTAACAGGGAACCCTCTGCTCATGACTATTGGTGGGCTGAGCACCAGAAAACCTGTGGAGGCACTTACATAAAAATCAAGGAACCAGAGAATTActcaaaaaaaggcaaaggaaaggcAAAACTAGGAAAGGAACCAGTATTGGCCGCAGAGAATAAAGGTACCTTCGTGTATATTCTTCTGATTTTTATGTGA
- the SPRTN gene encoding DNA-dependent metalloprotease SPRTN isoform a (isoform a is encoded by transcript variant 1), translating to MDDDLMLALRLQEEWNLQEAERDHAQESLSLVDASWELVDPTPDLQALFVQFNDQFFWGQLEAVEVKWSVRMTLCAGICSYEGKGGMCSIRLSEPLLKLRPRKDLVETLLHEMIHAYLFVTNNDKDREGHGPEFCKHMHRINSLTGANITVYHTFHDEVDEYRRHWWRCNGPCQHRPPYYGYVKRATNREPSAHDYWWAEHQKTCGGTYIKIKEPENYSKKGKGKAKLGKEPVLAAENKDKPNRGEAQLVIPFSGKGYVLGETSNLPSPGKLITSHAINKTQDLLNQNHSANAVRPNSKIKVKFEQNGSSKNSHLVSPAVSNSHQNVLSNYFPRVSFANQKAFRGVNGSPRISVTVGNIPKNSVSSSSQRRVSSSKISLRNSSKVTESASVMPSQDVSGSEDTFPNKRPRLEDKTVFDNFFIKKEQIKSSGNDPKYSTTTAQNSSSSSSQSKMVNCPVCQNEVLESQINEHLDWCLEGDSIKVKSEESL from the exons ATGGATGATGACTTGATGTTGGCACTGCGGCTTCAGGAGGAGTGGAACTTGCAGGAGGCGGAGCGCGATCATGCCCAGGAGTCCCTGTCGCTAGTGGACGCGTCGTGGGAGTTGGTGGACCCCACACCGGACTTGCAGGCACTGTTTGTTCAGTTTAACGACCAATTCTTCTGGGGCCAGCTGGAGGCCGTCGAGGTGAAGTGGAGCGTGCGAATGACCCT GTGTGCTGGGATATGCAGCTATGAAGGGAAGGGTGGAATGTGTTCCATCCGTCTCAGCGAACCCCTTTTGAAGTTGAGGCCAAGAAAGGATCTTGTAGAG ACCCTCCTGCATGAAATGATACATGCCTATTTATTTGTCACTAATAACGACAAAGACCGAGAAGGGCATGGTCCAGAATTTTGTAAACATATGCATCGCATCAACAGCCTGACTGGAGCCAATATAACG GTATACCATACTTTTCACGATGAGGTGGATGAGTATCGGCGACACTGGTGGCGCTGCAATGGGCCGTGCCAGCACAGGCCACCGTATTACGGCTATGTCAAACGAGCTACTAACAGGGAACCCTCTGCTCATGACTATTGGTGGGCTGAGCACCAGAAAACCTGTGGAGGCACTTACATAAAAATCAAGGAACCAGAGAATTActcaaaaaaaggcaaaggaaaggcAAAACTAGGAAAGGAACCAGTATTGGCCGCAGAGAATAAAG ATAAACCCAACAGAGGTGAGGCCCAGCTAGTAATCCCTTTTAGTGGGAAAGGATATGTTCTAGGAGAAACAAGCAATTTACCTTCACCTGGGAAACTGATCACTTCACATGCCATTAATAAAACCCAAGATCTTTTAAATCAAAACCATTCAGCAAATGCTGTAAGACCTAATTCTAAAATCAAGGTGAAATTTGAACAGAATGGTTCAAGTAAAAATTCTCATCTGGTCTCCCCTGCTGTTAGTAACAGTCACCAAAATGTTCTAAGCAACTACTTTCCTAGAGTATCATTTGCCAACCAAAAGGCTTTCAGAGGTGTGAATGGATCTCCAAGGATAAGTGTAACAGTTGGCAACATCCCTAAAAACTCAGTCTCTTCTAGTTCTCAGAGAAGGGTTTCATCTTCTAAGATATCCCTAAGAAATTCTTCAAAAGTAACGGAATCAGCATCTGTGATGCCATCCCAGGATGTGAGTGGGTCTGAAGATACATTCCCAAATAAACGACCTAGGCTAGAAGATAAGACtgtttttgacaatttttttatCAAGAAAGAGCAAATAAAAAGCAGTGGTAATGATCCAAAGTATAGTACAACCACAGCTCAGAATTCCAGCAGTTCATCCAGTCAGAGCAAAATGGTTAATTGCCCAGTTTGTCAGAATGAAGTTCTGGAGTCTCAGATTAATGAGCACTTGGACTGGTGCCTTGAAGGTGACAGCATCAAAGTCAAAAGCGAAGAAAGTCTTTGA